Proteins encoded by one window of Danaus plexippus chromosome Z, MEX_DaPlex, whole genome shotgun sequence:
- the LOC116777888 gene encoding uncharacterized protein LOC116777888: MREVACMNALLSFRSFILYDVLYIIYLIGCVIGLDAEVVVLRAVRGRDARLPCGQGKVFLDGPDSYVLWLKNDRDFLYRFPNEETERRVVNRDRIFGTSCEEGTCYDDTSLILKRVSEQDGGIYRCRVHYQASPSLDYVIDVRLVDSPGIPRIFNEGGEEIKRGYVGPLSLGSNMSLICEVDDDQPDTLVYWRRNGILIERAHTVRTGVLRAAVRVRNATRDELDAHYECLAQNADVTEPLSASVVVKMYLPPLSVEIRLNNNFDFEAGHPRVVDCVIVGCVPPPAITWHLGEQLLRPNVHKELHDGNYTVSSLTLSPSLRDSKHDLVCRAHNSHLPTSVFEDKVTLNVGYRPLCLNNREETVGALVQDAETVSCVVEASPEPLQFSWTFADSRVLYTSVKKVSGHHNRYSSTLTWLPREKDIGLLLCRATNSFGEQKRPCSYSIVPGGPPHAPECVVLRSYPHSVRVQCQKGWDGGRQQTIHLELLGMDGTVFHNISNAAGHFLLPDIEDDRNLTALVYSSSPRGRSKTRTVHLQTITPLSPSAVAETVPLYSWTRWMEVTAGAVAVTAAIGAAIICIKLMKTKRENMEMNPDLVSRTDGSFHREPDFAREERVLGTTNITVNQLASCQNQYSASPVPACRVLVGCAAQDSCPASQHSYYV, from the exons ATGAGGGAGGTCGCGTGTATGAATGCACTTCTCTCTTTCCGCT CATTCATATTGTACGATGTCCTGTACATTATATATCTCATAGGATGCGTCATTGGACTGGACGCAG aGGTTGTTGTCCTTCGAGCCGTTCGTGGTAGAGATGCGCGGCTTCCTTGTGGCCAAGGAAAGGTGTTTTTAGATGGACCAGACTCATATGTGCTGTGGCTTAAAAATGACAGAGATTTCCTATACAGATTTCCCAACGAAGAAACTGAACGGag aGTCGTCAACAGGGATAGGATATTTGGAACTTCATGTGAAGAAGGCACATGTTATGATGATACCTCTCTTATATTAAAGCGAGTAAGTGAACAAGACGGTGGCATTTATCGATGTAGAGTACATTACCAAGCATCTCCATCTCTGGACTATGTAATCGACGTTAGGTTAGTCG ATTCTCCAGGCATCCCtagaatttttaatgaaggaggtgaagaaataaaaagaggCTACGTAGGTCCACTCAGTTTGGGTTCGAATATGTCTTTGATTTGCGAAGTTGATGATG aTCAACCCGATACACTTGTGTACTGGCGTCGTAACGGTATACTGATCGAGCGGGCGCACACAGTTCGAACAGGCGTGTTGCGTGCTGCCGTTCGTGTGCGCAACGCAACGCGAGACGAACTCGATGCACACTATGAATGTTTGGCACAAAATGCCGATGTCACCGAACCATTGAGTGCCAGCGTCGTGGTTAAGATGTACC TTCCGCCACTTAGCGTTGAAATACGTCTCAACAACAATTTTGACTTCGAAGCCGGTCATCCAAGAGTCGTAGACTGCGTGATTGTTGGTTGCGTACCACCACCCGCAATTACGTGGCACCTCGGGGAACAATTACTACGGCCTAATGTGCATAAA GAACTTCATGATGGCAACTATACGGTGTCTTCTCTGACGTTGTCGCCTTCTTTGCGCGACTCCAAGCATGATTTAGTTTGTCGAGCTCACAATTCACATTTACCAACCTCGGTGTTCGAAGATAAAGTTACTTTAAACGTTGGAT ATCGTCCTTTGTGTCTAAATAATCGAGAAGAGACCGTTGGAGCGCTGGTTCAGGACGCAGAGACAGTTAGCTGTGTAGTGGAAGCGTCGCCTGAGCCGCTACAGTTTAGCTGGACCTTCGCTGACTCCCGAGTATTATACACCAGTGTGAAG AAGGTATCAGGGCATCACAATAGGTATTCATCAACACTAACATGGCTTCCAAGAGAAAAAGATATCGGCCTTCTTCTATGTCGAGCAACAAATTCATTTGGAGAACAAAAACGACCATGCTCGTACAGCATAGTACCTGGTGGTCCACCGCACGCCCCTGAGTGTGTCGTATTGAGATCTTACCCCCATTCCGTACGAGTACAATGTCAAAAAG GTTGGGATGGCGGCAGACAACAAACCATCCATTTGGAACTCCTCGGCATGGACGGTACGGTCTTCCACAATATATCTAATGCAGCTGGGCATTTCCTTTTACCTGATATTGAAGACGACAGAAACTTGACCGCACTTGTGTATTCAAGCAGTCCAAGAGGAAGAAGCAAAACAAGAACTGTTCATTTACAAACAATAACTCCTCTAAGTCCTTCAG CTGTGGCAGAAACAGTACCACTTTATTCCTGGACGCGGTGGATGGAAGTGACCGCAGGGGCGGTAGCCGTCACCGCAGCCATTGGAGCAGCAATTATTTGTATCAAACTTATGAAGACCAAACGAGAGAACATGGAAATGAATCCGGATTTAGTTTCTAGAACTgatg
- the LOC116777119 gene encoding roquin-1 isoform X2, with protein sequence MPIQAPQWADYLNCPVCCRDFGLPPRSPISLGCGHTLCGHCIKHLHRKHCPFDQTIIHPDPEELVVNTALLQIAGYTPPAQPYHPPSIQALPERDRHAYDVIVRSLEHLAIYLKLCATSNTGNRLSRPMQRKLVTLLQCAITDEEGRGRAARAVRSLGERTVTELILQHQNPQQLSANLWAAVRARGCQFLGPAMQEEVLKLVLLALEDGCALSRKVLVMFVVQRLEPHFPQASKTSIGHVVQLLYRASCFKVSKRESDSSLMQLKEEFRTYESLRREHDAQIVQIATEAGLRIAPDQWSALLFGDTAHKSHMQSIIDKLQTPQSFAQSVQELFIALQRTGDPAQLVVMSMHLDRLANIDASPDAKYPSWQSLAEMITSIKEVVAGLVHYLQHQTGSRDANHNQKHLQAPIEPSTSQPSTQIVTTPTHKYKTSMCRDAVTRSYCPRGNACTYAHYEEELERYRCVPNSSAVNNGNYYIQNVPNIQNVQNMPNIPNIPVASMLPPMQPILPQIYPRYPLQHHVENYVPLQPIPAPPLPQEMIPNPEYAPDNTRPECIQQTNYASALVPNQASVPINQKGLMIPLTERPYYPRYVTIHEEPSNNLQYVRTEYVSPVYQGPNNAGPVASYQEQTIPMPNMFVPVQREPQRNISPYAFDDPISSELLPEYRVKTGYTPRELNIEPTWPPANNVFNFDPMRNALPHCPSTAEDMFSVPNDRRVVGADRLTSVADRLTNRADDQELEEELQALERRIDTEFKSTD encoded by the exons ATGCCAATTCAGGCGCCACAATGGGCGGACTACCTCAATTGTCCAGTGTGCTGCCGAGACTTTGGCCTCCCGCCAAGGAGCCCCATCAGCCTTGGATGCGGTCACACACTGTGCGGGCATTGCATTAAACACCTTCATCGTAAACATTGCCCATTCGATCAG ACAATCATCCATCCAGACCCTGAGGAATTAGTAGTAAACACGGCACTACTACAGATAGCGGGTTACACTCCGCCAGCGCAGCCCTACCATCCCCCAAGTATCCAGGCTCTGCCTGAGCGTGACAGGCATGCATATGATGTTATAGTCCGCAGTCTTGAACATCTCGCCATTTATCTAAAACTATGTG cGACCAGTAATACGGGTAATCGTCTGTCCCGGCCTATGCAGCGTAAATTGGTGACCTTACTACAGTGCGCTATAACTGATGAAGAGGGACGTGGCAGGGCGGCACGGGCTGTCCGCTCACTCGGTGAGAGGACAGTCACGGAGCTCATACTGCAGCATCAG AATCCCCAGCAACTCAGTGCTAACTTGTGGGCTGCGGTCCGTGCTCGCGGCTGTCAGTTCCTTGGACCAGCGATGCAGGAAGAAGTTCTAAAATTAGTGCTTCTAGCCCTTGAAGATGGTTGTGCACTTTCTAGAAAG GTACTAGTGATGTTTGTTGTCCAAAGATTGGAGCCCCACTTTCCTCAGGCTTCAAAGACGAGTATCGGTCATGTAGTTCAGCTTCTTTACAGGGCCTCTTGTTTCAAG GTATCAAAGCGAGAAAGTGATTCATCGCTTATGCAACTGAAGGAAGAGTTCAGAACGTATGAGTCGCTACGTCGAGAACATGATGCTCAGATAGTACAAATAGCGACCGAAGCCGGTTTGAGGATAGCACCGGATCAGTGGAGCGCTTTACTGTTTGGAGACACAGCTCATAAGAGTCATATGCAGAGCATCATAGATAAACTTCAAACGCCACAGTCTTTTGCGCAGTCTGTACAGGAGCTGTTTATAGCTCTTCAAAGGACCGGTGACCCAGCTCAATTGGTCGTAATGAGCATGCATTTAGATCGACTCGCTAACATCGATGCAAGCCCCG ATGCGAAGTATCCCAGCTGGCAGTCCCTGGCTGAGATGATAACATCCATAAAGGAAGTCGTTGCTGGTCTGGTGCACTACTTACAGCATCAGACCGGTAGCCGAGACGCAAACCACAACCAGAAACATTTGCAGGCCCCAATAGAACCTTCGACAa gtcAGCCATCCACACAAATAGTGACAACCCCGACCCATAAATACAAGACCTCTATGTGTCGTGATGCCGTCACACGCTCATACTGCCCGAGAGGCAACGCTTGCACCTACGCACACTATGAAGAGGAACTTGaaag ATACAGGTGCGTGCCAAACAGCTCGGCTGTGAACAATGGCAACTACTACATACAGAACGTACCAAACATACAGAACGTTCAAAACATGCCAAACATCCCCAACATACCAGTGGCGTCGATGCTGCCGCCGATGCAGCCGATACTGCCGCAGATATATCCCCGCTATCCTCTACAACACCACGTCGAAAACTATGTCCCAC TGCAACCCATACCAGCACCACCGCTGCCACAGGAAATGATCCCAAACCCAGAGTATGCTCCGGACAACACGCGCCCTGAATGCATTCAACAAac GAATTATGCGTCTGCCCTCGTGCCAAACCAGGCTTCCGTGCCTATCAACCAAAAAGGGCTGATGATACCATTAACAGAGCGGCCATACTACCCTCGCTACGTGACCATTCACGAAGAGCCGTCAAACAATCTACAGTACGTTAGGACGGAGTACGTCAGTCCTGTATATCAAGGACCCAACAACGCTGGCCCTGTAGCTAGCTATCAGGAACAGACTATCCCCATGCCAAATATGTTCGTGCCGGTGCAACGCGAACCACAAAGAAATATCAGCCCGTACGCCTTTGATGATC CAATATCATCAGAGTTACTGCCGGAGTATCGTGTGAAAACGGGTTATACTCCAAGGGAACTTAACATTGAGCCCACCTGGCCGCCCGCAAATAAC gtatttaattttgatccAATGAGGAATGCATTACCACACTGTCCATCTACGGCAGAAGAT ATGTTCTCTGTACCGAACGATCGTAGAGTTGTTGGAGCGGACAGACTCACCTCAGTGGCTGATAGACTCACCAACAGAGCGGATGAC CAGGAACTGGAAGAGGAGCTGCAAGCTTTAGAGCGTCGCATCGACACCGAGTTTAAGAGCACCGACTGA
- the LOC116777119 gene encoding roquin-1 isoform X1, with protein MPIQAPQWADYLNCPVCCRDFGLPPRSPISLGCGHTLCGHCIKHLHRKHCPFDQTIIHPDPEELVVNTALLQIAGYTPPAQPYHPPSIQALPERDRHAYDVIVRSLEHLAIYLKLCATSNTGNRLSRPMQRKLVTLLQCAITDEEGRGRAARAVRSLGERTVTELILQHQNPQQLSANLWAAVRARGCQFLGPAMQEEVLKLVLLALEDGCALSRKVLVMFVVQRLEPHFPQASKTSIGHVVQLLYRASCFKVSKRESDSSLMQLKEEFRTYESLRREHDAQIVQIATEAGLRIAPDQWSALLFGDTAHKSHMQSIIDKLQTPQSFAQSVQELFIALQRTGDPAQLVVMSMHLDRLANIDASPDAKYPSWQSLAEMITSIKEVVAGLVHYLQHQTGSRDANHNQKHLQAPIEPSTSQPSTQIVTTPTHKYKTSMCRDAVTRSYCPRGNACTYAHYEEELERYRCVPNSSAVNNGNYYIQNVPNIQNVQNMPNIPNIPVASMLPPMQPILPQIYPRYPLQHHVENYVPPVQPIPAPPLPQEMIPNPEYAPDNTRPECIQQTNYASALVPNQASVPINQKGLMIPLTERPYYPRYVTIHEEPSNNLQYVRTEYVSPVYQGPNNAGPVASYQEQTIPMPNMFVPVQREPQRNISPYAFDDPISSELLPEYRVKTGYTPRELNIEPTWPPANNVFNFDPMRNALPHCPSTAEDMFSVPNDRRVVGADRLTSVADRLTNRADDQELEEELQALERRIDTEFKSTD; from the exons ATGCCAATTCAGGCGCCACAATGGGCGGACTACCTCAATTGTCCAGTGTGCTGCCGAGACTTTGGCCTCCCGCCAAGGAGCCCCATCAGCCTTGGATGCGGTCACACACTGTGCGGGCATTGCATTAAACACCTTCATCGTAAACATTGCCCATTCGATCAG ACAATCATCCATCCAGACCCTGAGGAATTAGTAGTAAACACGGCACTACTACAGATAGCGGGTTACACTCCGCCAGCGCAGCCCTACCATCCCCCAAGTATCCAGGCTCTGCCTGAGCGTGACAGGCATGCATATGATGTTATAGTCCGCAGTCTTGAACATCTCGCCATTTATCTAAAACTATGTG cGACCAGTAATACGGGTAATCGTCTGTCCCGGCCTATGCAGCGTAAATTGGTGACCTTACTACAGTGCGCTATAACTGATGAAGAGGGACGTGGCAGGGCGGCACGGGCTGTCCGCTCACTCGGTGAGAGGACAGTCACGGAGCTCATACTGCAGCATCAG AATCCCCAGCAACTCAGTGCTAACTTGTGGGCTGCGGTCCGTGCTCGCGGCTGTCAGTTCCTTGGACCAGCGATGCAGGAAGAAGTTCTAAAATTAGTGCTTCTAGCCCTTGAAGATGGTTGTGCACTTTCTAGAAAG GTACTAGTGATGTTTGTTGTCCAAAGATTGGAGCCCCACTTTCCTCAGGCTTCAAAGACGAGTATCGGTCATGTAGTTCAGCTTCTTTACAGGGCCTCTTGTTTCAAG GTATCAAAGCGAGAAAGTGATTCATCGCTTATGCAACTGAAGGAAGAGTTCAGAACGTATGAGTCGCTACGTCGAGAACATGATGCTCAGATAGTACAAATAGCGACCGAAGCCGGTTTGAGGATAGCACCGGATCAGTGGAGCGCTTTACTGTTTGGAGACACAGCTCATAAGAGTCATATGCAGAGCATCATAGATAAACTTCAAACGCCACAGTCTTTTGCGCAGTCTGTACAGGAGCTGTTTATAGCTCTTCAAAGGACCGGTGACCCAGCTCAATTGGTCGTAATGAGCATGCATTTAGATCGACTCGCTAACATCGATGCAAGCCCCG ATGCGAAGTATCCCAGCTGGCAGTCCCTGGCTGAGATGATAACATCCATAAAGGAAGTCGTTGCTGGTCTGGTGCACTACTTACAGCATCAGACCGGTAGCCGAGACGCAAACCACAACCAGAAACATTTGCAGGCCCCAATAGAACCTTCGACAa gtcAGCCATCCACACAAATAGTGACAACCCCGACCCATAAATACAAGACCTCTATGTGTCGTGATGCCGTCACACGCTCATACTGCCCGAGAGGCAACGCTTGCACCTACGCACACTATGAAGAGGAACTTGaaag ATACAGGTGCGTGCCAAACAGCTCGGCTGTGAACAATGGCAACTACTACATACAGAACGTACCAAACATACAGAACGTTCAAAACATGCCAAACATCCCCAACATACCAGTGGCGTCGATGCTGCCGCCGATGCAGCCGATACTGCCGCAGATATATCCCCGCTATCCTCTACAACACCACGTCGAAAACTATGTCCCAC CAGTGCAACCCATACCAGCACCACCGCTGCCACAGGAAATGATCCCAAACCCAGAGTATGCTCCGGACAACACGCGCCCTGAATGCATTCAACAAac GAATTATGCGTCTGCCCTCGTGCCAAACCAGGCTTCCGTGCCTATCAACCAAAAAGGGCTGATGATACCATTAACAGAGCGGCCATACTACCCTCGCTACGTGACCATTCACGAAGAGCCGTCAAACAATCTACAGTACGTTAGGACGGAGTACGTCAGTCCTGTATATCAAGGACCCAACAACGCTGGCCCTGTAGCTAGCTATCAGGAACAGACTATCCCCATGCCAAATATGTTCGTGCCGGTGCAACGCGAACCACAAAGAAATATCAGCCCGTACGCCTTTGATGATC CAATATCATCAGAGTTACTGCCGGAGTATCGTGTGAAAACGGGTTATACTCCAAGGGAACTTAACATTGAGCCCACCTGGCCGCCCGCAAATAAC gtatttaattttgatccAATGAGGAATGCATTACCACACTGTCCATCTACGGCAGAAGAT ATGTTCTCTGTACCGAACGATCGTAGAGTTGTTGGAGCGGACAGACTCACCTCAGTGGCTGATAGACTCACCAACAGAGCGGATGAC CAGGAACTGGAAGAGGAGCTGCAAGCTTTAGAGCGTCGCATCGACACCGAGTTTAAGAGCACCGACTGA